One genomic segment of Coffea arabica cultivar ET-39 chromosome 6e, Coffea Arabica ET-39 HiFi, whole genome shotgun sequence includes these proteins:
- the LOC113695282 gene encoding glutamate dehydrogenase B, which yields MNALVATNRNFRLAARLLGLDSKLEKSLLIPFREIKVECTIPKDDGTLASYVGFRVQHDNARGPMKGGIRYHPEVDPDEVNALAQLMTWKTAVANIPYGGAKGGIGCNPGDLSISELERLTRVFTQKIHDLIGVHTDVPAPDMGTNAQTMAWILDEYSKFHGYSPAVVTGKPIDLGGSLGRDAATGRGVLFATEALLNQYGKSIAGQRFVVQGFGNVGSWAAQLISEQGGKVIAVSDITGAIKNSKGIDVPNLLKHVRENRGVKGFCGADSIDSNSILLEDCDILIPAALGGVINRDNAKDIKAKFIIEAANHPTDPEADEILTKKGVVILPDIYANSGGVTVSYFEWVQNIQGFMWDEEKVNAELKTYMTRGFKDVKEMCNTHNCDLRMGAFTLGVNRVARATVLRGWEA from the exons ATGAATGCATTAGTTGCTACAAACAGAAACTTTAGGCTCGCTGCTCGTCTGCTAGGCTTGGACTCGAAGCTGGAGAAGAGCTTACTGATCCCATTCAGGGAAATTAAG GTTGAATGTACCATACCAAAAGATGATGGTACTTTGGCCTCTTATGTTGGATTTAGAGTTCAGCATGACAATGCTCGAGGACCCATGAAAGGGGGGATCAGATACCACCCAGAG GTTGACCCTGATGAGGTGAATGCTTTAGCACAACTAATGACCTGGAAGACTGCAGTGGCCAATATACCATATGGTGGGGCTAAAGGAGGGATAGGATGTAATCCAGGGGATTTGAGCATCTCTGAGCTTGAAAGACTTACTAGAGTTTTCACGCAAAAAATTCATGATCTGATCGGAGTTCACACTGACGTTCCTGCGCCTGATATGGGAACAAATGCACAG ACAATGGCTTGGATACTGGATGAGTACTCTAAATTTCATGGCTATTCACCTGCAGTAGTAACTGGAAAACCTATA GATCTTGGTGGATCCCTAGGCAGAGATGCAGCAACCGGGAGGGGAGTACTCTTTGCAACTGAAGCCCTGCTTAATCAATATGGAAAGAGTATCGCTGGGCAGCGATTTGTTGTACAG GGATTTGGTAATGTCGGATCCTGGGCTGCCCAACTTATCAGTGAGCAAGGGGGAAAGGTAATTGCTGTAAGTGATATAACAGGAGCCATAAAGAACAGTAAGGGAATTGACGTACCAAACCTGCTCAAGCATGTCAGGGAAAACCGCGGAGTCAAAGGATTCTGTGGTGCTGACAGCATTGATTCCAATTCTATTTTGCTTGAAGACTGTGACATTCTTATTCCAGCAGCCCTCGGAGGCGTTATCAATAG gGATAATGCAAAAGATATTAAAGCCAAATTTATAATCGAGGCAGCTAATCATCCTACTGATCCAGAGGCAGATGAG ATATTAACAAAGAAGGGAGTTGTTATACTCCCAGACATATATGCAAATTCTGGAGGTGTGACAGTCAGTTACTTCGAGTGGGTTCAG AACATTCAAGGGTTTATGTGGGACGAAGAGAAAGTAAATGCAGAGCTTAAGACATACATGACTAGAGGATTTAAAGACGTCAAGGAGATGTGCAACACTCACAACTGTGATCTCCGGATGGGTGCCTTCACTCTAGGTGTCAACCGTGTTGCCAGGGCAACGGTTCTTAGAGGATGGGAAGCCTGA